A window from bacterium encodes these proteins:
- a CDS encoding ABC transporter ATP-binding protein → MIELRQVSRTYTVSREPVRAVSTLDLTIPDGQFVSIVGHSGSGKSTLLSLIGGLARPDTGTVTIDGVDIWGFDDHARSRLRNEKFGFIYQFASLLPTLTAAENVLLPTAFGAVRPRAEAVRLLERVGLGDKTNRYPSQLSGGEQQRVAIARAFINAPRIVLADEPTGELDEETEGSIMAFLQEVNAGGGVTIVMVTHSSELALRAGRRLRMKQGTVEELG, encoded by the coding sequence GTGATCGAGCTGCGGCAGGTCTCGAGGACCTACACGGTGTCCCGCGAGCCGGTCCGCGCGGTGAGCACGCTGGACCTGACGATACCGGACGGCCAGTTCGTCTCGATCGTCGGCCACTCCGGCAGCGGCAAGAGCACGCTGCTCTCGCTGATCGGCGGGCTGGCCCGGCCGGACACCGGGACGGTGACGATCGACGGCGTCGACATCTGGGGCTTCGACGACCACGCCCGCTCGCGGCTGCGCAACGAGAAATTCGGGTTCATCTACCAGTTCGCGAGCCTGCTGCCGACGCTGACCGCGGCGGAGAACGTCCTGCTGCCCACGGCCTTCGGGGCGGTGCGGCCGCGGGCGGAGGCCGTCCGCCTGCTCGAGCGCGTCGGTCTCGGCGACAAGACGAATCGCTACCCCTCGCAGCTTTCCGGCGGCGAGCAGCAGCGAGTTGCGATCGCCCGCGCCTTCATCAACGCGCCGCGCATCGTCCTGGCCGATGAGCCCACCGGCGAGCTGGACGAGGAGACGGAAGGCTCGATCATGGCCTTCCTCCAGGAGGTCAACGCCGGCGGCGGCGTGACGATCGTCATGGTGACCCACAGCTCCGAGCTGGCGCTGCGCGCCGGGCGGCGCCTCCGCATGAAGCAGGGCACCGTCGAGGAGCTCGGGTAG
- a CDS encoding DUF4418 family protein, whose translation MRIAAALAAVLGGALLLAVPRFVFPTCEQLGRGRMHCTDAARAEYVAGALLLGAGAGLFALRQRGAAMALTALAAAVCVAAVVAPGITRYCANPDMPCHYGMVPSVRFIGSAVGLVQVAALVSLARRGTGGGS comes from the coding sequence ATGAGGATCGCCGCCGCCCTGGCCGCCGTCCTCGGCGGCGCGCTCCTGCTCGCCGTGCCGCGGTTCGTCTTCCCGACGTGCGAGCAGCTCGGGCGCGGCCGCATGCACTGCACCGACGCGGCGCGCGCGGAGTACGTCGCGGGCGCGCTGCTCCTGGGGGCTGGCGCGGGGCTGTTCGCGCTGCGGCAGCGCGGCGCCGCCATGGCGCTGACGGCGCTCGCCGCGGCTGTCTGCGTCGCGGCGGTCGTCGCGCCCGGCATCACGCGCTACTGTGCCAATCCCGACATGCCGTGCCACTACGGCATGGTGCCGAGCGTCCGGTTCATCGGCAGCGCCGTGGGCCTGGTGCAGGTCGCGGCGCTGGTCTCGCTCGCGCGCCGCGGCACGGGGGGCGGGTCGTGA
- a CDS encoding tetratricopeptide repeat protein, producing MTRLRLLAAALAVLTTLAACSEKPQPPPEARTPVRDEMAELQETVRANPRDTDSWMHIADLYERGQAFEKEADALLKVLAIEPGRSFAHLKLGNTYNRLGRYEDAVASYLEAKKARPNDPVLYNNLAFSYGKLGRTKEQIAALRQAVALRPRYATARVNLGRALLHAGDRAGAQEQYEALRVFDETAADSLKGDLDGGRKP from the coding sequence ATGACCAGACTGCGCCTGCTCGCGGCCGCCCTGGCGGTCCTGACGACCCTCGCGGCCTGCTCGGAGAAGCCGCAGCCGCCCCCGGAGGCCCGGACGCCGGTCCGCGACGAGATGGCGGAGCTCCAGGAGACCGTGCGGGCCAACCCCCGGGACACGGACTCCTGGATGCACATCGCCGACCTCTACGAGCGCGGGCAGGCCTTCGAGAAGGAGGCCGACGCGCTGCTCAAGGTGCTGGCGATCGAGCCCGGCCGCAGCTTTGCGCACCTCAAGCTCGGCAACACGTACAATCGCCTCGGCCGCTACGAGGACGCCGTCGCCTCGTACCTGGAGGCGAAGAAGGCGCGGCCCAACGACCCCGTGCTCTACAACAACCTCGCATTCTCCTACGGCAAGCTCGGCCGGACGAAGGAGCAGATCGCGGCGCTGCGCCAGGCCGTCGCCCTGCGGCCGCGGTACGCGACGGCACGCGTGAACCTCGGACGGGCGCTCCTGCACGCCGGGGACCGCGCGGGCGCGCAGGAGCAGTACGAAGCGCTGCGCGTCTTCGACGAGACGGCCGCCGATTCCCTCAAGGGGGACCTGGACGGGGGGCGCAAGCCGTGA
- a CDS encoding FtsX-like permease family protein, with translation MNITTLARRNLKRKSARTWLLLAIVAVVSCTLFSATLFLKSINNALRLGTYRLGADILVVPHEAEGVAREALLSGHPTQFVMDRAVLDQVRAVDGVKAVTPQLFIQPTSFTCCFNVDVFLVAFDPDTDFTVRPWLKKHLGRPLALWEVITGREIPVVPGNEIPFFGSGFRVAGTMERTGMDFFDRAAFMSMESAYRMAEASKGAAVKPLEIGRDKISTVLVQINDDMTPDRVAIRIEHDVPGVKAIASDTVISTVRHQLGGLIRAIFVISAVLWGIVLLIMGFAFSMIVNERRREIGLLRAMGAARGQLTRVILTEAGLLSTAGGAAGVVLGYSILLSFKGLMLHHLRLPYLFPETQDLVLLTAGALVIALATGLLSALLPAWSAVRSEPYEAIRSSE, from the coding sequence ATGAATATCACGACGCTGGCGCGCCGCAACCTGAAGCGCAAGTCCGCCCGCACGTGGCTGCTGCTGGCGATCGTCGCCGTCGTCTCGTGCACGCTCTTCTCGGCGACGCTCTTCCTCAAGAGCATCAACAACGCGCTGCGCCTGGGCACGTACCGGCTCGGCGCGGACATCCTGGTCGTGCCGCACGAGGCCGAGGGGGTCGCGCGCGAGGCGCTGCTCTCGGGCCACCCGACGCAGTTCGTGATGGACCGCGCGGTCCTCGACCAGGTGCGGGCGGTCGACGGCGTCAAGGCCGTGACGCCCCAGCTCTTCATCCAGCCCACGAGCTTCACCTGCTGCTTCAACGTCGACGTCTTCCTCGTGGCGTTCGACCCCGACACGGACTTCACCGTTCGCCCGTGGCTCAAGAAGCACCTCGGGCGCCCGCTCGCGCTCTGGGAGGTCATCACCGGGCGCGAGATCCCGGTGGTGCCCGGCAACGAGATCCCGTTCTTCGGCTCGGGTTTCCGCGTGGCGGGCACGATGGAGCGCACCGGCATGGACTTCTTCGACCGGGCCGCTTTCATGAGCATGGAGTCGGCCTACCGGATGGCCGAGGCCTCCAAAGGGGCGGCCGTCAAGCCGCTGGAGATCGGGCGGGACAAGATCTCGACGGTGCTGGTGCAGATCAACGACGACATGACCCCGGACCGGGTCGCGATCCGTATCGAGCACGACGTGCCGGGCGTGAAGGCGATCGCCTCGGACACGGTCATCAGCACGGTGCGCCACCAACTCGGGGGCCTGATCCGCGCGATATTCGTCATCAGCGCCGTCCTCTGGGGGATCGTCCTGCTGATCATGGGCTTCGCCTTCTCGATGATCGTCAACGAGCGGCGTCGGGAGATCGGCCTGCTGCGGGCCATGGGCGCGGCCCGCGGGCAGCTCACGCGGGTGATCCTCACCGAGGCCGGGCTGCTCTCGACGGCCGGCGGCGCCGCCGGCGTGGTCCTCGGCTACAGCATCCTCCTGAGCTTCAAGGGGCTGATGCTGCACCACCTGCGCCTGCCGTACCTGTTCCCGGAGACGCAGGACCTGGTCCTGCTCACCGCCGGGGCGTTGGTGATCGCGCTCGCCACCGGGCTGCTTTCGGCGCTGCTGCCGGCCTGGTCGGCGGTCCGGTCGGAACCCTACGAAGCGATACGGAGCTCGGAATGA
- a CDS encoding YncE family protein gives MMKKALAGTLGAMLVMAVALCGSKVAAAGELKGTAYIAGHGGHLAVVDLSTLREPTEDSDRIVITEAGSEMEGKIAGMDFEKSKAGGGSHGSALVGSKLVVGLLNGKVVIYDLESKKKSEAMDVGKKFCDVIVGPDGLLYMEDMADGNVYVWDSKTLKTVDKMPVGAALCGIAWTKNKEKAYISDMPLGLVYVIDWKTKQKIATISDPAMTFIHQITMAPDGEHLWVTAPNEYGPQGPGKPNLGPRNQKPQIVVIDTKTDKVVEKIVLPDEVNLHDVEFSPDGKTALLPARTYGNDSILALMDVETRKVTKEVSLCLACHKKEGVEVTMDNKSPLLCGIVVDWKK, from the coding sequence ATGATGAAGAAGGCATTGGCTGGGACGCTGGGTGCGATGCTCGTGATGGCGGTCGCTCTGTGCGGTTCGAAGGTGGCCGCGGCCGGGGAGCTCAAGGGGACGGCGTACATCGCCGGCCATGGCGGGCATCTCGCTGTCGTCGACCTTTCGACGCTGCGCGAGCCGACAGAGGATAGCGACCGGATCGTCATCACCGAGGCCGGTTCGGAGATGGAAGGCAAGATCGCCGGCATGGATTTTGAGAAGTCGAAGGCCGGCGGCGGATCCCACGGCAGCGCGCTCGTCGGCAGCAAGCTCGTGGTCGGGCTGCTCAACGGCAAGGTCGTCATCTACGACCTGGAGAGCAAGAAGAAGAGCGAGGCCATGGACGTCGGCAAGAAGTTCTGCGACGTCATCGTCGGCCCGGACGGACTGCTCTACATGGAGGACATGGCGGACGGCAACGTCTACGTCTGGGACTCCAAGACGCTGAAGACCGTCGACAAGATGCCCGTCGGCGCCGCTCTCTGCGGCATCGCCTGGACGAAGAACAAGGAGAAGGCGTACATCTCCGACATGCCGCTCGGCCTCGTCTACGTCATCGACTGGAAGACCAAGCAGAAGATCGCGACGATCTCCGACCCGGCCATGACGTTCATCCACCAGATCACGATGGCCCCGGATGGGGAGCACCTCTGGGTGACGGCGCCGAACGAGTACGGGCCGCAGGGCCCCGGCAAGCCCAACCTCGGCCCGCGCAACCAGAAGCCGCAGATCGTGGTCATCGACACCAAGACGGACAAGGTCGTCGAGAAGATCGTCCTCCCGGACGAGGTGAACCTCCACGACGTGGAGTTCTCGCCGGACGGCAAGACCGCCCTGCTGCCGGCCCGGACCTACGGGAACGACAGCATCCTGGCGCTCATGGACGTCGAGACCCGGAAGGTGACGAAGGAAGTTTCCCTGTGCCTCGCCTGCCACAAGAAGGAGGGCGTCGAGGTCACGATGGACAACAAGTCCCCGCTGCTCTGCGGCATCGTGGTGGACTGGAAGAAGTAG
- a CDS encoding sigma 54-interacting transcriptional regulator — protein sequence MIIEALAKDPRFFLNVFETMRDGMMVIDEDGKILFFNKAAEEISGFSREEVIGKSCMILDSDTCVVLTDEGKQKKCELFKAGSICNKRCRIRAKDGKGVYLLKNASVLRDETGAIIGAVETMTDVTSLYMKELELEELKEELRQEYWFMGLLGWSSPMQRLYEQIRNAALSEAPVLITGESGTGKNLTANAIHALGRRREKPFIKLNCSALNENLLESELFGHRRGSFTGALRDRVGRFEAADGGSILLDEIGDMSPLMQAKLLRVLEEKVVERVGENEAIPVDVRIISATNRDLPGLIRAGSFREDLFYRISAIPVRTPALRERADDVPTLTAHFLKKISIVNNKEVRRVSARAMDILCQYRWPGNVRQLISALEHSAITCSGDTVELSDLPDYLFQGQPGQEPAVQQGDERGRITAALAQFKGNKTLAAKHLGISRVTLWKKLKAMSLG from the coding sequence ATGATCATCGAGGCACTTGCCAAGGACCCGCGGTTCTTCCTCAACGTCTTCGAGACCATGCGCGACGGCATGATGGTGATCGACGAGGACGGGAAGATACTGTTCTTCAACAAGGCCGCGGAAGAGATCAGCGGCTTCTCGCGCGAAGAGGTGATCGGCAAGTCCTGCATGATCCTGGACTCCGACACCTGCGTGGTGCTCACCGACGAGGGAAAGCAGAAGAAGTGCGAGCTCTTCAAGGCCGGGTCGATCTGCAACAAGCGCTGTCGCATCCGGGCCAAGGACGGCAAGGGGGTGTACCTGCTCAAGAACGCCTCCGTGCTGCGCGACGAGACGGGGGCGATCATCGGCGCGGTCGAGACCATGACCGACGTGACCTCGCTCTACATGAAGGAGCTGGAGCTCGAGGAGCTCAAGGAGGAGCTGCGCCAGGAGTACTGGTTCATGGGGCTGCTGGGGTGGAGCAGCCCCATGCAGCGGCTCTACGAGCAGATCCGCAACGCCGCGCTCAGCGAGGCGCCGGTGCTCATCACCGGCGAGAGCGGCACGGGCAAGAACCTGACCGCGAACGCCATCCACGCCCTGGGCCGGCGCCGGGAGAAGCCTTTCATCAAGCTCAACTGCTCGGCGCTCAACGAGAACCTGCTCGAGAGCGAGCTCTTCGGCCACCGGAGGGGTTCGTTCACCGGCGCACTTCGCGACCGGGTCGGGAGGTTCGAGGCCGCGGACGGGGGAAGCATCCTCCTCGACGAGATCGGCGACATGTCGCCGCTGATGCAGGCGAAGCTGCTCCGGGTCCTCGAGGAGAAGGTGGTCGAGCGCGTGGGGGAGAACGAGGCGATCCCCGTCGACGTGCGGATCATCTCGGCCACGAACCGGGACCTGCCCGGGCTGATCCGTGCCGGCAGCTTCCGGGAGGACCTCTTCTACCGCATCAGCGCCATCCCGGTCCGGACGCCGGCGCTGCGCGAGCGCGCCGACGACGTCCCGACGCTGACCGCGCACTTCCTGAAGAAGATCTCGATCGTCAACAACAAGGAGGTCCGCCGCGTGAGCGCGCGCGCCATGGACATCCTGTGCCAGTACCGCTGGCCCGGCAACGTGCGCCAGCTCATCAGCGCCCTCGAGCACTCGGCCATCACCTGCAGCGGCGACACCGTCGAGCTCTCCGACCTCCCCGACTACCTCTTCCAGGGCCAGCCGGGCCAGGAGCCGGCGGTGCAGCAGGGCGACGAGCGGGGCCGCATCACCGCCGCGCTCGCGCAGTTCAAGGGCAACAAGACGCTCGCGGCCAAGCACCTGGGCATCAGCCGCGTCACGCTCTGGAAGAAGCTCAAGGCGATGAGCCTGGGCTAG
- a CDS encoding universal stress protein — MKVLIAVDGTRATQAVLSTYAHLLRRPDEVVLLHVQRLEGDTAMIDMLGDAELATLKGALAGTEHQRALDERAARILEHYGSRLAAPGTAVRGLVRAGRPADEILAVASEEKADLVILGASRKNRLDRLITGSVAAEVEELAGVPVMRARRVVVCEEPYSWSDARAAIAVCSCVALGLFLLRFVVP, encoded by the coding sequence ATGAAAGTGTTAATAGCGGTTGACGGTACCCGTGCCACCCAGGCCGTCCTTTCGACCTATGCGCACCTGCTGCGGCGCCCGGACGAGGTGGTCCTTCTTCACGTGCAGCGCCTCGAGGGCGACACCGCCATGATCGACATGCTTGGCGACGCCGAGCTGGCCACCCTCAAGGGCGCGCTCGCCGGCACGGAGCACCAGCGGGCCCTGGACGAGCGTGCCGCCAGGATCCTCGAGCACTACGGCTCCCGTCTGGCGGCGCCGGGCACCGCGGTGCGGGGTCTCGTGCGCGCCGGCCGCCCGGCCGACGAGATCCTGGCCGTGGCGTCCGAGGAGAAGGCGGACCTCGTCATCCTGGGCGCCAGCCGGAAGAACCGCCTGGACCGCCTGATCACCGGCAGCGTGGCCGCCGAGGTCGAAGAGCTGGCGGGCGTCCCGGTCATGCGCGCGCGCCGGGTGGTCGTCTGCGAGGAACCCTACAGCTGGAGCGACGCGCGCGCCGCGATCGCGGTCTGCTCCTGCGTCGCGCTCGGACTCTTTCTGCTGCGGTTCGTCGTCCCCTAG
- a CDS encoding universal stress protein, with protein sequence MKKILVAVDESKGSSGVLTIFRNLVRPPEEVILLYVQRLEGRSLMIDMLGEAELATLREALEGTEHKDALDRRAERVLAHYKREFETRGLFRIKTVCREGIPAEQILKVAAEEGADLIIAGSNGTQGLDRLISGSVSRELQLNASIPVVVVNGAAGSAEAQAEGGLKSLVLNEQC encoded by the coding sequence ATGAAGAAGATCCTGGTGGCAGTGGACGAAAGCAAGGGCTCGAGCGGCGTGCTCACCATCTTCCGCAATCTGGTGCGGCCGCCCGAGGAAGTGATCCTGCTCTATGTGCAGCGCCTCGAGGGCCGGTCGCTGATGATCGACATGCTCGGGGAGGCGGAGCTCGCGACCCTGCGCGAGGCGCTGGAGGGGACCGAGCACAAGGACGCCCTCGACCGCAGGGCGGAGCGGGTCCTGGCGCACTACAAGAGGGAGTTCGAGACCCGCGGGCTCTTCCGGATCAAGACCGTCTGCCGCGAGGGCATCCCGGCGGAGCAGATCCTCAAGGTGGCCGCCGAGGAGGGCGCGGATCTCATCATCGCCGGGAGCAACGGCACGCAGGGGCTCGACCGGCTCATCAGCGGGAGCGTCAGCCGCGAGCTGCAGCTGAACGCCTCGATCCCCGTGGTCGTGGTCAACGGCGCGGCGGGGTCGGCGGAGGCGCAGGCCGAGGGCGGCCTCAAGTCGCTGGTCCTGAACGAGCAGTGCTGA
- a CDS encoding universal stress protein, with the protein MKRILIPVDGSRGTRDIFAVCGSIVRPAEEVILLHVEQLGGKTLMLEMLGEAEMATLREAIQDTPFKERLDERTGAILAFCRSKLEALGVRNVRTMVREGAPAEEILKVAAERQVDLIVLGSNGGTAMDQLISGSVTKEVERGARVPVLVVTNSGGGEAALAWREAYAAR; encoded by the coding sequence ATGAAGCGGATACTGATCCCGGTCGACGGCAGCCGCGGGACCCGCGACATCTTCGCCGTGTGCGGGAGCATCGTGCGGCCGGCGGAGGAAGTGATCCTCCTGCACGTCGAGCAGCTGGGGGGGAAGACCCTGATGCTCGAGATGCTGGGCGAGGCCGAGATGGCGACCCTGCGGGAGGCGATCCAGGACACGCCGTTCAAGGAGCGGCTCGACGAGCGGACCGGCGCCATCCTCGCGTTCTGCCGCTCGAAGCTCGAGGCGCTCGGCGTGCGGAACGTCCGGACGATGGTCCGCGAGGGCGCGCCGGCGGAGGAGATCCTGAAGGTGGCGGCGGAAAGGCAGGTGGACCTCATCGTGCTCGGCAGCAACGGCGGCACGGCCATGGACCAGCTGATTTCCGGCTCGGTGACGAAGGAGGTCGAGCGCGGGGCGCGCGTCCCGGTGCTCGTCGTGACGAACAGCGGCGGCGGGGAGGCCGCCCTGGCCTGGAGGGAGGCGTATGCTGCACGGTAG
- a CDS encoding YeeE/YedE family protein, whose protein sequence is MLTAVVMGGALGFVMQRGRFCLNTAFRDVIFIKDYTMFRAYLLAVVVAIIGANFLEQMGWLAGYSAQAQQVVSYTLLRQNFVPVANIAGGFLFGLGIVLAGGCASGIVYRLGEGQVSALIATFGFFFGIVMTQTGMISPAQKFLSGLTMPIGGVTNPAIWDLFGGSPTAKWATIAVFCAAVLVFVFMGKPTFGKSGKGYSWGLTGLLLGLLTAGAWWVSSRFGGMPRGLAITTPLREAFSSLLFNHSYSPFPEFSFFGIFNGTWGVPFIFAVPLGAYLSAVSLKEFKWKTPPAKEALTVFFGSILMGIGAVIAGGCNLGHGVTGMSTMAVSSLVAISAIILGNWTMVYFKFIKPMEDMD, encoded by the coding sequence GTGCTCACCGCGGTCGTGATGGGCGGGGCCCTCGGCTTCGTCATGCAGCGCGGCCGCTTCTGCCTGAACACGGCGTTCCGCGACGTCATCTTCATCAAGGACTACACCATGTTCCGGGCCTACCTGCTCGCGGTCGTCGTGGCGATCATCGGGGCCAACTTCCTGGAGCAGATGGGGTGGCTCGCGGGCTACAGCGCCCAGGCCCAGCAGGTGGTGTCCTACACGCTCCTGCGCCAGAACTTCGTCCCGGTGGCGAACATCGCCGGCGGCTTCCTCTTCGGGCTGGGGATCGTGCTGGCCGGCGGGTGCGCCAGCGGCATCGTCTACCGCCTCGGCGAGGGGCAGGTCTCGGCCCTGATCGCCACGTTCGGCTTCTTCTTCGGGATCGTGATGACGCAGACCGGGATGATCAGCCCGGCGCAGAAGTTCCTCTCCGGCCTCACGATGCCGATCGGCGGCGTCACGAACCCGGCCATCTGGGACCTCTTCGGCGGGAGTCCCACGGCGAAGTGGGCGACGATCGCGGTCTTCTGCGCGGCGGTGCTGGTCTTCGTCTTCATGGGCAAGCCCACCTTCGGCAAGAGCGGCAAGGGCTACAGCTGGGGGCTGACCGGCCTGCTGCTCGGGCTGCTCACCGCCGGCGCCTGGTGGGTCTCCTCCAGGTTCGGCGGGATGCCGCGCGGCCTCGCGATCACCACGCCGCTGCGGGAGGCCTTCTCCTCCCTGCTCTTCAACCACTCCTACTCGCCCTTCCCGGAGTTCAGCTTCTTCGGCATCTTCAACGGGACCTGGGGCGTGCCCTTCATCTTCGCGGTGCCCCTTGGGGCGTACCTGAGCGCCGTCAGCCTCAAGGAGTTCAAGTGGAAGACCCCGCCGGCCAAGGAGGCGCTGACCGTCTTCTTCGGCAGCATCCTCATGGGCATCGGCGCCGTCATCGCCGGAGGCTGCAACCTCGGGCACGGCGTGACCGGGATGTCGACGATGGCGGTCTCCAGCCTCGTGGCCATCAGCGCGATCATCCTCGGCAACTGGACCATGGTCTACTTCAAGTTCATCAAGCCCATGGAGGACATGGACTAG
- a CDS encoding rhodanese-like domain-containing protein, with protein MKKASATLFALVFALLLPCGARAAGDDLIKRMNEILQKAPAEGEFQIKAADLAKMISEKKNDFLVVDVRIAPPAGPGQQGGKIPGSIWIPVDQILKDENIKKLPKDKKIVLVCVTGQTTALPILPLRALGYNVVSLKYGMSSWAKGYFGGQFMQKALGEANYPVE; from the coding sequence ATGAAGAAGGCATCGGCAACACTGTTCGCTCTGGTCTTCGCTTTGCTGCTCCCGTGCGGAGCCCGGGCCGCCGGCGACGACCTGATCAAGCGCATGAACGAGATCCTCCAGAAGGCGCCCGCCGAGGGCGAGTTCCAGATCAAGGCGGCGGACCTCGCGAAGATGATCTCCGAGAAGAAGAACGACTTCCTCGTCGTCGACGTCCGGATCGCCCCCCCCGCCGGTCCCGGCCAGCAGGGCGGGAAGATCCCGGGCTCGATCTGGATCCCGGTCGACCAGATCCTCAAGGACGAGAACATCAAGAAGCTCCCCAAGGACAAGAAGATCGTCCTGGTCTGCGTCACGGGGCAGACGACGGCGCTCCCCATCCTCCCGCTGCGCGCGCTCGGCTACAACGTCGTGTCGCTCAAGTACGGCATGAGCTCCTGGGCCAAGGGGTACTTCGGCGGCCAGTTCATGCAGAAGGCCCTCGGGGAGGCGAACTACCCCGTC